Part of the Virgibacillus natechei genome is shown below.
TCTGGATTGTTTGTTTCGGCAAGAATATCATCGATAATTCCAGCTAATTCACTATCATCTATTTCATTCCAAGATGGTATATTTGCCCCTTGTGCAAGTTGCCCTTCTGTTGTATACCATCTTATAAAGTCATAAGCAGCTTCCTTGTTCTCTGAATTTGCAGCTAAAGACATAAAGTCAGTCGTAACTGGCGTATATCCACCTTCACCATCAGCTTCATTTTTGGGATATGGCGCTACTGCTATATCAAAATCTAATGGAAATTGATCCGTTCCTCCTAACTCCGTGTTCATCCAGCTTCCAATTAGCAATGTACTCGTATTTTGTTGAAATAATTGCTGTCTATAATCAAGTTGTGAAGACAAAATCTCTGTATAAGGTGTTGCTGACTCATCCACTTTTTCCATTTCATAGCGCAATTCTAACGTTTCACGGAATAAAGGATCATCAAGATTGGAACTTCCATCCGCATTTAAATAGGAAGTATCTTCTGGTTTACTAGCAAGGTGTAATGATAGATATTCCATCCACGAGCCATTTTGAGGACCATGAAAATACGTCCCGTAATGATCCTCAGTCGTTAAATCCTTGGCATATTGTTGAAATTCATCCCATGTCCAGTCTGTTGGAACTTCCAGCCCTGCTTCATCTAGATGATCCTTATTTAAGATAACATACCATGGATTGAACTTACCTGGAAGGGCATGGTATTCGCCACCTATTGTTGTATCAACTTTGTATTCTTCAGTTACTTCATAACCTTCTTCTTCAATAAATTCATCCAGAGGTGCAGTTAACCCTAAATCGACACGTTGTGAATAACTAGCTGGATCTGGAAACATTATGACATCCATTTCTTCACCAGAAGAAGCTGCTAAGTCAAAATTTTGAAGTGCTTCTTGTGTATCTCCACTCTCACTCAAAATGATTAAATTAACTTCTATATCCGGATGAGCATCTTCGAATGCAGCAATTGTTTCATCCCAATTATAGGTAGCTTCATTTCCATGTGTATGAACATTGATCGTAACAGGATCATCATCGCCGTTACCGTCATCTGAATCATCACTTGCGCTTCCACTATCTTCGGCGCACCCTATTATGAAAACACTGAGAGTAAGAATACTAATAATAAGAAACCAACGTTTATTTTTCATAAAAATTACCTCCTAGTTTTAATTTAACTCTTTCTATTCCTTATCCCTTTCCATAAACTATTCATTTCTCTTAAAATACCCCCTCTCCAACGTTTATAATTTATATAAAGGTTAGTTTACTAACCTTTAACGCCTCCTAATGCAATACCATCAATAACTTGTCTTTGACCAATAATAAATACGATCAATAATGGAATAATTGCCGAGACAGCTGCAGCCATAGTCAGTGCGTAAAACTGCCCGTTAATGGTTGCGAATTTCTCCATTGCTAGCTGGATGGTGTAAAGAGAATCTGTACGAAGGAATATTAATGGATTCATATAATCATTCCATGTCCAGATGAATCTCAATATTGCATATGTTGCTATAGCTGGACGGACAATCGGCATAGCGATTGAAAAGAAAATCCGGAAATGACCTGCTCCATCCATCTTTGCAGCGTCAATATAATCATCCTGTATACCCATGAAAAATTGTCTTAACATAAAGGTTCCAAGCGCACTAAAGCTTCCAATTAAAACCAACCCTAAGTGGGTGTCAAATAAACCTACACCTCTATACAAAAGAAATTGGGGTACTATACTAGCTTGCGGCGGAACCATATATGTAGCTAAAACGACTAAGAACAACATAGAGGCTGCCCCAAATTTCACCTTAGAAAAGCCATAAGCTGCTAGTGCGGATACGATTACCGATACTACCGTCGTCATTACTGCTACTTTAATAGAGTTCCAGTAATATAGATAAAAAGGATCATTACCAAACCAAACCTCTTGATAATTAGCAAACCCATTCGTTCTAGTTGGTATCCATTCTATAGGATAATTAAAAACATCTATTTCAAGTTTAAAAGAAGTTGTTATCATCCAAATAAATGGAGATATAAATATCACACTAATAATACCCATAATTATAGTAATAACTATTTTGCGAGTATTTAATGAATTTTTCATGTTGCCACCTCCTTAATAATTGACCCATTTTTTCTGGCCTACCCATTGGATGATCGTTATTATAAAAACAACGATGAATAATACTAGTGCAATAGCCGAAGAGTATCCGATGTCCAGTTCCTCGAAAGCGGTTTCATATAGAAGCCAAACAAGAACATTTGTAGAGTCAACAGGGCCGCCTTGTGTAAGTACTGATATGATATCAAACACTTTAAATGTTGATATTATACCCGTTATTAATAGGAATAAAGTTGTCGGTGAAACCATTGGGATCGTAATATTCCTAAATTTCTGCCAGGCATTTGCTCCGTCCAAATCAGCAGATTCATATAATTCTTTAGATATGGACTGAAGTCCTGCTATATAAATAATTAAATTAAACCCAATTGATATCCAAATATGAATAACCATAATGGAAATTAAAGCGAAATTAGGATCAGATAACCATGTAGGTGGATTTTCTATTCCTAACGAGATTAATGTTTGATTAATAGGACCTTGAGCAGGATTAAACAGTACCTGCCATACTACTGCAACCGCAACCACACTAGAAACGTATGGTATAAAGAAGGCTATTTTAAAATAGCTTTTAAGGTATACATTTCTATCAATTAATACAGCGAAAACCAATGCTATTATCATGGTTATTGGTACAGTAAGTATAAAAATTAAATTATTTATTAAAGATTTAAAAAATACTTCGTCTCCCAGTAGTTTCCTAAAGTTATCAAAACCTGCCCACTCTATTTGACTAATACCGGTAACAAAGTTCCAGTCTGAAAAGCTAAGTATAAATGTTGCTAAAACAGGATATATGACAAATACTGTTAATCCTAACAGCATCGGAGAAACAAATAAAATTCCCGCTAATTTCTCATCTTTTATCTTTGGTTTTCTTTGCTTTATTTGTTTATTCTCTTTTTTACTAAAGACCATTGGATGCACCTCGCTTATTCGTTATCACTATGATAGTGATGTCAACGTATTTTTAAATTTTTAGATTTAAAACTATAATCTACACCTATGAATACTAGCTCTTATTTGCTAGATTAACTTGTTTTCTTTGGATTTTTAAAAAAGAGTGATTTGCAAAATACATAACTAACCACGATAATACGTTAACACTAAAAAATGGGATGACTGCAGGGAATGAAATAGCAAGAAACCATAGCGTGAAAATACTTAGTACTAGTAATGCGCTAGATATTGGACTAAAAACCATTATAAAAAAGGCATTCTTAATCGTTTGTCTTATTGTAATATCGTAATGCACATACACTGGAAAAACATAGAGCAATGTTAATACATAAACGAGTGCCATCATAATTAAAGGGAAGAACAGATATCCTGCATACGTATTCTCAACTGTAAAAACAAAAAGTAAATCAATATACAAAATAAATCCTATAACAGCGAAAATCACCCCTAGTTTATTGCTCTTTATAAATTCTGTTTTGTAAGTCTCCCAAAATAATGGAAACATTCGTCTATTCGTATCACCCATAATCCACTTTCGAATAATTGTAAACATAGCAATCGTTGCTGGAAAAATACCAAAGATACCTAAACCCAAAACCATAAATAAAAACCATAATACATTAAGATATGCAAATTTCACTATCCATTCACACATTGTATTGAATCCATTCATAAAGCCTGCATTATTATTCATATTTTATCACTACCTATATTGATTTTTATGATATTGTCGTTGTGCTTTAAGTCTAAGCTCTTTCACATTCATCCGTGGTGTAACAACCATACCCAAACATGCTTTCATCATATGTATTCGCTTTCAAATCACTCTTACCATTTTTTAACTTCATGTTAAGGTAATAATTAATCAAAATAGAATTAATTAAGTTAATTAACTAACTAGATTATAAATGGTAACCACTTATTTGTCAATTTATTTCTAATACTTTTAATATGTAAATAATACTCCCCGTTCTCCCCCTACCTAAAAGAGTAAGGTTCTTGATATATTGGCACGAACCCCTCTTGCCATACTATTGTTTTCTTCTAGTTGAATGTTTACTGGAAGTTTCATTCACGTGCAATCTTTGAGAGAACAAAGGAAGGAAAAACTGGGACAAGCAGATTCTTCTACTTATGTCCCAGACCCAACAATTGATTGTAAAAGCTCCTTCGCATTACTTTTATATTTTGAAATTTCCAAAGGTGAACTAGTGAGCTAGACTTTCCAAAGAATGGATGCTAAACAATTATCCTCTATATGTGATCGATCAATATCGCTCACTTCATTACATTATATCTCCGTTAACCCTTCTACAGCTTCCTGTAGGGATGTTTCAGCAGCATCAGCTTCTTCTTGAGTGCTTTGTGGATTTTTTAATATCTTTTTTGCGTCTTGTCGTGCTGAATGGAATCTTTTCCAGCTTTTCTTCGTATATTTTTTATGGTCTTTATTTTCATGTGCATCATACAGTTGCTCCAGGTCTGCTTTATCTGATCCAATTAATCCTTCTGCAGCTAAACGTAAGGCTATTTCTGCAGCATATACATCCACTAGAGTACTTTGTGGATTTTGTAATACCTTTTTTGCGTCTTGTCGTGCTGAATGGAATCTTTTCCAGCTTTGCTTTGTATATTTTTTATGGTCTTTATCTTCATGTGCATCGTACAATTGTTGCAATTCTGTTTTATCAGCTTGAATTTCACTTTCTCCTGTAATGACATCTATACCATCAAAAGTAAGCGTACCTCTTTTGAGCACAATTTTAGCTGTATGTTCGGTATTTTCAAGTCCCCAAAGGTGATAAGAGGTTTGTCTGTCTCCTTTAGAATCAACTCTATAATCCTCTTGAATTAATTGATCATCGATATACACGTCAACTAAGGCATCCGGAGTCGCTCCCAATAAATTAAAACCAGATCCTTCAAAATTAAAGATCAAGCTATCGTTAGCACTATCTTGATCAGGTGTGCTGTAAATATTGACACCTCGATAATCCATATACTCCTCTTCTTGTTGATTGTCTTTCAGTGAAACTTTCAACGTATGCTGTCCTTCTTCCAAGCCTCTTACAGCATATCTCAACCCAGTATCAGAATCTACATAATGGTCTCCCACATCTTCGCCATTCAGTTCGAAATTATAGGCTGATTGATCTCCTGTCCCTGACAGATAATCGATGCCAGTACCTGTAAAGTTAATCAAAATATACGGGGTATCATCAAAACTCGCCCAGGCATTCGTATTATTTGCGCCCCAAGTTTGGCCATTCTCTCTGTACGCATACACTGTATTTTCTTCATTTTCTACTTCTGAATCCTCTGCTATTGCAACAAATTCATTTGGTGCTAATGTTGTAACCGTTTTTACAGGCACATCATCATTCGTTTCTATTTCTGCTTTAGTCAAGCTTATAAAATCTTCGGTTGCTACAACTTCAAGTGTATGTTCTTTTTCTTCAAGATTTTCCACTGAATACACCATTTGTTCTATACTGCTGTTATTCAGATAATTCGCTTCATCGACTAATTCTCCATTTAAATAGATATCTGCTGTTCCATTTGACGGGTTAGTTTCACCAAACAGCCGTATTTCATTACCCTTGAAGTTGATTTCAAAGGAGGCTTCGTCAGATGCTGATCCCCAGGCATTTACATTATTTGATGACCAGTTTCCAGTATAGTGTACTCTGTTCAACGTCCCTTGTTCCCCGGTTGAATCATCGTGTTCGACAGTTATTCCGTTCCATACAGGGAAATCTGTGCTCGCAGTCATTTGCGTACGGTTATTATGCGCATATCCCGCTTGTGTGTATTCCCAATCACCAACATACCCAATTATATTCCATTGGTCCGTGTTGTTTAGAGCTTCTTCTTCTGTCTCGAACCTCTTACCTTGCGCACTGTCAAATTTCTCAGAATCATACGCGTATCCGTCAATTGGATCCACTCGTAAGTTATCGTAAAGGGTTTCATAATAACCGGACCCAAGCACAACTCTTCCCGCCATTACAGTCGAATCCTCGTCAGTATAACTAGCAATTTCTTCATCGTTCAGATAAAATGTAAAGACATTATCTTTGGCTTCAAACGCTAAGTTATTCCAAACCTCGTTATCGAAATCCTCAATCGTTCCTTCTTCTACAACGTTTCCAAGTTTAAGAATTTCATAGCTCCCATCTGCATACAAACGTGCATTGTAAGGAGCATAGGAATCTGCTCCACCGGCTTTCACTTGACGTACACCTATTAAGGCATAATTACTTCTGTCTTCTGCTTCAGGTGTATGCGTATCTAGTAGAAAGTCATAAGAAACTTTATAATTCACCCAGCGATAATCACCGAATTTGGTATGAGGGTTACTGTTATTCGCTGATCCATCTGTTCCGCCCCAAACTGACCAATCTGCTCCAATAATGTCAGGACTGATTTTTTGTTGCAACAT
Proteins encoded:
- a CDS encoding YesL family protein; protein product: MNNNAGFMNGFNTMCEWIVKFAYLNVLWFLFMVLGLGIFGIFPATIAMFTIIRKWIMGDTNRRMFPLFWETYKTEFIKSNKLGVIFAVIGFILYIDLLFVFTVENTYAGYLFFPLIMMALVYVLTLLYVFPVYVHYDITIRQTIKNAFFIMVFSPISSALLVLSIFTLWFLAISFPAVIPFFSVNVLSWLVMYFANHSFLKIQRKQVNLANKS
- a CDS encoding carbohydrate ABC transporter permease, which produces MVFSKKENKQIKQRKPKIKDEKLAGILFVSPMLLGLTVFVIYPVLATFILSFSDWNFVTGISQIEWAGFDNFRKLLGDEVFFKSLINNLIFILTVPITMIIALVFAVLIDRNVYLKSYFKIAFFIPYVSSVVAVAVVWQVLFNPAQGPINQTLISLGIENPPTWLSDPNFALISIMVIHIWISIGFNLIIYIAGLQSISKELYESADLDGANAWQKFRNITIPMVSPTTLFLLITGIISTFKVFDIISVLTQGGPVDSTNVLVWLLYETAFEELDIGYSSAIALVLFIVVFIITIIQWVGQKKWVNY
- a CDS encoding glycoside hydrolase family 30 protein — protein: MVNKIKIFKKGIGYLAVAFMVVGLTAFMIGNETKADDNTKTITIDGNNVDEYNRFKGFGTVSANNTSRLMLDYKEENPQAYWEIMNELFNPDTGAGLAHVKVELGADVDSSSGTEPSTMRYSDEPANVVRGAGFQFAADAKSINENITTEILRWGEPRWTWEGAAEGNYENRYQWYKQTIDAVDEAYGFKLDYVGISQNERAQRGNYRSEVEWLKYFTSKIKEEPNYEEDYKAIKLVGGEGYRDTETISRTLLDNEDLIDEIDVISTHYGLTGSDELTQLQNKLIDNGKEPKEIWSSEGVSPMINARYRNNMEPDYEGLGGRYGIIDVTSRIISMYSWEGAGDNPLNAVTFDFQPSVGAFYQGSSYSPKHLINAFTPWSGFYEVDGGLQGVRHIMNFVGYDDPLTEENERWMYVQDATYSDGDFMDGGVDVDTSTHNYMTLKDPETDDYTTVFANNTSDTRNYTIETENLNGKENVPVYVWETRGPDDGENYDANWFKNIDKITPEDGEYQIEVNPYSLVTISTLDKESEVEGFEYQSEPVDLSEDTILPLPYTDDFEYDEYPVDENGQDYVDRRGGTPRYTTDQRGAFEVVKEATKPVTSGSFERNERDIPEAEKRGNMLQQKISPDIIGADWSVWGGTDGSANNSNPHTKFGDYRWVNYKVSYDFLLDTHTPEAEDRSNYALIGVRQVKAGGADSYAPYNARLYADGSYEILKLGNVVEEGTIEDFDNEVWNNLAFEAKDNVFTFYLNDEEIASYTDEDSTVMAGRVVLGSGYYETLYDNLRVDPIDGYAYDSEKFDSAQGKRFETEEEALNNTDQWNIIGYVGDWEYTQAGYAHNNRTQMTASTDFPVWNGITVEHDDSTGEQGTLNRVHYTGNWSSNNVNAWGSASDEASFEINFKGNEIRLFGETNPSNGTADIYLNGELVDEANYLNNSSIEQMVYSVENLEEKEHTLEVVATEDFISLTKAEIETNDDVPVKTVTTLAPNEFVAIAEDSEVENEENTVYAYRENGQTWGANNTNAWASFDDTPYILINFTGTGIDYLSGTGDQSAYNFELNGEDVGDHYVDSDTGLRYAVRGLEEGQHTLKVSLKDNQQEEEYMDYRGVNIYSTPDQDSANDSLIFNFEGSGFNLLGATPDALVDVYIDDQLIQEDYRVDSKGDRQTSYHLWGLENTEHTAKIVLKRGTLTFDGIDVITGESEIQADKTELQQLYDAHEDKDHKKYTKQSWKRFHSARQDAKKVLQNPQSTLVDVYAAEIALRLAAEGLIGSDKADLEQLYDAHENKDHKKYTKKSWKRFHSARQDAKKILKNPQSTQEEADAAETSLQEAVEGLTEI
- a CDS encoding ABC transporter substrate-binding protein, giving the protein MKNKRWFLIISILTLSVFIIGCAEDSGSASDDSDDGNGDDDPVTINVHTHGNEATYNWDETIAAFEDAHPDIEVNLIILSESGDTQEALQNFDLAASSGEEMDVIMFPDPASYSQRVDLGLTAPLDEFIEEEGYEVTEEYKVDTTIGGEYHALPGKFNPWYVILNKDHLDEAGLEVPTDWTWDEFQQYAKDLTTEDHYGTYFHGPQNGSWMEYLSLHLASKPEDTSYLNADGSSNLDDPLFRETLELRYEMEKVDESATPYTEILSSQLDYRQQLFQQNTSTLLIGSWMNTELGGTDQFPLDFDIAVAPYPKNEADGEGGYTPVTTDFMSLAANSENKEAAYDFIRWYTTEGQLAQGANIPSWNEIDDSELAGIIDDILAETNNPEKVDKESLINVITNSQASKIVEPSSYQAEVFNAVSDEYESLIYDEQDIDETIDNAEEKVEEIISENQ
- a CDS encoding carbohydrate ABC transporter permease — translated: MKNSLNTRKIVITIIMGIISVIFISPFIWMITTSFKLEIDVFNYPIEWIPTRTNGFANYQEVWFGNDPFYLYYWNSIKVAVMTTVVSVIVSALAAYGFSKVKFGAASMLFLVVLATYMVPPQASIVPQFLLYRGVGLFDTHLGLVLIGSFSALGTFMLRQFFMGIQDDYIDAAKMDGAGHFRIFFSIAMPIVRPAIATYAILRFIWTWNDYMNPLIFLRTDSLYTIQLAMEKFATINGQFYALTMAAAVSAIIPLLIVFIIGQRQVIDGIALGGVKG